A genomic window from Micromonospora sp. WMMA1947 includes:
- a CDS encoding S8 family serine peptidase has product MTRTVRAAARAALTAVVASAVLALTPLASVARADGDRVKYYTVEAAHQGEPENLTAIAERFLGDGSRAAELFALNTGRIQPDGGTLTDGSRLRAGWVLVLPWDAHGGEVRLGVPPAAKPAPGASTPDGRRPAAADDAAVRAPKGCRPAATSGTQSPWAGPRVAADRAWPHSRGRDQLVAVVDSGVAGNLPPLAGRVTTGVDRATGGARGDTDCLGTGTAMAALIVAQPAKGSAVAGVAPDAAVMPVRVAGRTAGATAAASVAGIRAAVDSGASVIAIGPHVDLGRAEVVAAVNEAVDEGVAVVVGAADEQTPEEPDVPLRDAVLRVGGIGPDGAAAGSYRAGDVDVVAPGVDVASLGITGTRPVSGTGTHLAVAYVAGQVALIRSAYPDLDPAQVRNRVLKTAKTTGGVAPEIDLTASVTAVLPEEAPRAQAAERTSGSTGIGRRGVLFALAGLAALAAVLLGLRARRSARTGADRPEAVPAGAVTASPSARTVMANSAAVPAAPAADPVVTASPDAAPVGAAPGDADPGSAASDDTAPDGTAPGDTGPAVTAAVAELSRDPALRHLAADEAGMAYLAETRPEAREKALIGLVPGMDDETVAALPAMVTALPGTDEQEQSLTGVLVDVRRHLRGDPLALDRALVRAGKVRWQSQYELAEHVTSYARQHPELARLATAIAETRWSSGTGEPARGH; this is encoded by the coding sequence GTGACCAGGACCGTACGCGCAGCCGCCCGGGCCGCGCTCACCGCCGTCGTCGCGTCGGCGGTGCTCGCGCTGACGCCGCTGGCGTCGGTGGCCCGCGCCGACGGCGACCGGGTCAAGTACTACACGGTCGAAGCCGCCCACCAGGGCGAGCCGGAGAACCTCACCGCGATCGCGGAGCGGTTCCTGGGCGACGGGTCCCGGGCCGCCGAGCTGTTCGCCCTCAACACCGGGCGGATCCAGCCGGACGGCGGCACGCTCACCGACGGCTCCCGGCTGCGGGCCGGCTGGGTGCTCGTGCTGCCCTGGGACGCGCACGGCGGCGAGGTACGCCTCGGCGTCCCGCCGGCCGCGAAGCCGGCACCCGGCGCGTCCACGCCGGACGGGCGGCGACCCGCCGCCGCCGACGACGCGGCCGTCCGGGCGCCGAAGGGATGCCGCCCCGCCGCGACCTCGGGCACGCAGTCGCCGTGGGCCGGGCCGCGGGTCGCCGCCGACCGGGCGTGGCCGCACAGCCGGGGGCGGGACCAGCTCGTGGCCGTCGTCGACTCCGGCGTCGCCGGCAACCTGCCCCCGCTCGCCGGCCGCGTGACGACGGGCGTCGACCGGGCGACCGGCGGCGCCCGCGGGGACACCGACTGTCTCGGCACCGGTACGGCGATGGCCGCGCTGATCGTGGCCCAGCCGGCGAAGGGGTCGGCGGTGGCCGGGGTCGCGCCGGACGCCGCGGTGATGCCGGTCCGGGTGGCGGGCCGGACCGCCGGCGCCACGGCCGCGGCGAGCGTCGCGGGCATCCGCGCGGCAGTGGACTCCGGCGCCTCCGTCATCGCGATCGGGCCGCACGTGGACCTCGGCCGGGCCGAGGTGGTGGCAGCCGTCAACGAGGCGGTCGACGAGGGCGTGGCCGTAGTGGTGGGCGCCGCCGACGAGCAGACGCCGGAGGAGCCGGACGTGCCGCTGCGCGACGCGGTGCTGCGCGTCGGCGGGATCGGGCCGGACGGAGCCGCCGCCGGCAGCTACCGGGCCGGAGACGTGGACGTGGTCGCACCCGGCGTCGACGTGGCGAGCCTCGGCATCACCGGTACGCGACCGGTCAGCGGCACCGGCACGCACCTCGCCGTCGCGTACGTGGCGGGCCAGGTGGCGCTGATCCGGTCGGCGTACCCCGATCTCGACCCGGCGCAGGTCCGCAACCGGGTGCTGAAGACCGCGAAGACGACCGGCGGTGTCGCACCGGAGATCGACCTGACCGCCTCCGTCACCGCCGTGCTGCCCGAGGAGGCGCCCCGCGCGCAGGCGGCCGAACGGACGTCCGGCTCCACCGGGATCGGCCGCCGGGGGGTGCTGTTCGCGCTCGCCGGGCTGGCGGCGCTCGCCGCCGTCCTGCTGGGCCTGCGCGCCCGCAGGTCGGCGCGGACGGGTGCGGACCGGCCGGAGGCGGTACCCGCCGGGGCCGTGACGGCATCTCCGTCCGCCCGCACCGTCATGGCGAACAGCGCCGCTGTGCCGGCCGCTCCCGCCGCCGATCCGGTCGTCACCGCCTCTCCCGACGCCGCTCCGGTCGGCGCCGCTCCGGGTGATGCCGATCCGGGCAGCGCCGCTTCGGATGACACCGCTCCGGATGGCACCGCTCCGGGTGACACCGGGCCGGCCGTGACGGCGGCGGTGGCGGAGCTGAGCCGTGACCCCGCGCTGCGGCACCTGGCCGCCGACGAGGCGGGGATGGCCTACCTGGCGGAGACTCGGCCGGAGGCGCGGGAGAAGGCACTCATCGGCCTGGTGCCGGGCATGGACGACGAGACGGTGGCCGCGTTGCCGGCCATGGTGACGGCGCTGCCCGGCACCGACGAGCAGGAGCAGTCGCTCACCGGCGTCCTGGTGGACGTCCGGCGGCACCTGCGCGGCGACCCGCTCGCGCTGGACCGGGCGCTGGTGCGGGCCGGGAAGGTCCGGTGGCAGTCCCAGTACGAGCTGGCCGAGCACGTCACGTCGTACGCGCGGCAGCACCCCGAGCTGGCCCGGCTCGCCACCGCGATCGCCGAGACCCGCTGGTCGAGCGGCACCGGCGAGCCGGCGCGGGGACACTGA
- a CDS encoding GlcNAc-transferase family protein, which yields MTIFVAIASYRDRELVPTVLDCLAKAAHPEDVRIAVCWQHLGDEDISAIQGLPQVDVQEYDARDSRGACWARDRTFQRYRGEEWLLQVDSHTRFAPDWDVRMIRMARETGAAKPVLTAYPPSYEPDQEFTGAGAPAEIVVSDWTVFGVPVFGQRLIEGAAPGVPPKPALFLAAGFLFAPGSFVTEVPYDPGIYFHGEEITLALRAYTWGYDLFHPTEVLTWHYYIRQDRPRHWSDHVESDWARYEELSRRRVLYMLHTPPVDRLGIGPVRTLEQFVAHTGCNFTRRTWTDMLAQELVLL from the coding sequence ATGACGATCTTCGTGGCGATCGCGTCGTACCGGGACCGGGAACTGGTGCCGACGGTGCTGGACTGCCTGGCCAAGGCGGCGCACCCGGAGGACGTCCGGATCGCGGTGTGCTGGCAGCACCTCGGCGACGAGGACATCTCCGCCATCCAGGGTCTGCCCCAGGTGGATGTGCAGGAGTACGACGCCCGCGACAGCCGGGGCGCCTGCTGGGCCCGGGACCGGACGTTCCAGCGGTACCGCGGCGAGGAGTGGCTGTTGCAGGTGGACAGCCACACCCGGTTCGCGCCGGACTGGGACGTACGGATGATCCGGATGGCGCGGGAGACGGGGGCGGCGAAGCCGGTCCTGACCGCGTACCCGCCGAGCTACGAGCCCGATCAGGAGTTCACCGGCGCGGGCGCACCCGCCGAGATCGTCGTCAGCGACTGGACGGTGTTCGGCGTGCCGGTCTTCGGTCAGCGCTTGATCGAGGGGGCCGCGCCCGGCGTACCGCCCAAGCCGGCGCTGTTCCTGGCCGCCGGGTTCCTCTTCGCACCCGGCTCGTTCGTCACCGAGGTGCCCTACGACCCGGGCATCTACTTCCACGGCGAGGAGATCACCCTGGCGCTGCGCGCCTACACGTGGGGCTACGACCTGTTCCACCCCACCGAGGTGCTGACCTGGCACTACTACATCCGGCAGGACAGGCCGCGGCACTGGAGCGACCACGTCGAGTCCGACTGGGCCCGCTACGAGGAGCTGAGCCGCCGGCGGGTGCTCTACATGCTGCACACGCCGCCGGTGGACCGGCTCGGCATCGGGCCGGTACGCACCCTGGAGCAGTTCGTCGCGCACACCGGCTGCAACTTCACCCGGCGCACCTGGACCGACATGCTGGCCCAGGAACTCGTACTGCTCTGA
- a CDS encoding type VII secretion system-associated protein: MTDEEFLFLLDPAWPADENDDAPFEAVLGVWQVGEDGEVGEFRSNPDYRPHFPDSPADPVDALLRLIAAGAAPPAHLGAVLRASTLHLAVNGDGRPLVVPAPDDERCVVVATGEPHRERVPAPGWRPLDLAELAAVAGERDALVNPGGSAPARLAAAFLRETAATR, translated from the coding sequence ATGACCGACGAGGAGTTCCTGTTCCTGCTCGACCCGGCGTGGCCGGCCGACGAGAACGACGACGCACCGTTCGAGGCGGTCCTCGGGGTCTGGCAGGTCGGCGAGGACGGGGAGGTGGGCGAGTTCCGGAGCAACCCGGACTACCGCCCGCACTTCCCGGACTCCCCCGCCGACCCGGTCGACGCGCTGCTGCGCCTGATCGCCGCCGGTGCCGCGCCGCCGGCGCACCTGGGGGCGGTGCTGCGCGCGTCCACCCTGCACCTGGCGGTGAACGGCGACGGGCGGCCCCTCGTCGTACCCGCCCCCGACGACGAGCGGTGCGTGGTGGTCGCCACCGGCGAGCCGCACCGGGAGCGGGTGCCGGCCCCCGGCTGGCGGCCGCTGGACCTGGCGGAACTGGCCGCTGTGGCCGGTGAGCGCGACGCTCTGGTCAACCCCGGTGGCTCGGCACCCGCCCGGCTGGCCGCAGCCTTCCTGCGCGAGACGGCGGCGACGCGATGA
- a CDS encoding type VII secretion system-associated protein gives MTPDAEPLDALLRGMMRGDATIEQVQSALRGSPLDLAMNGDGRPLVVRSFDDVRCVVVATSADEREHIFAPEWRRVEAAELAELLPDGIDVLVDPGGPEPVRLAAAIVWSALHVADEDTVG, from the coding sequence ATGACCCCCGACGCCGAGCCGCTCGACGCGCTGCTGCGCGGGATGATGCGCGGTGACGCCACGATCGAGCAGGTGCAGTCCGCGCTGCGCGGCTCCCCGCTCGACCTCGCGATGAACGGCGACGGCCGCCCTCTCGTCGTCCGCTCCTTCGACGACGTGCGGTGCGTGGTCGTGGCCACCTCGGCCGACGAGCGCGAGCACATCTTCGCGCCCGAGTGGCGCCGGGTCGAGGCGGCCGAGCTGGCCGAGCTGCTCCCGGACGGCATCGACGTCCTGGTCGACCCGGGCGGTCCCGAGCCGGTACGGCTGGCCGCCGCGATCGTCTGGTCCGCGCTGCACGTCGCCGACGAGGACACTGTGGGATGA
- a CDS encoding YrhB family protein has translation MNADVARTRAQDALRRLENPAQPLALLAPDAPTEYEWCWVYPFNTVRAIETGSIMDTLAVGPLVVPKNGAEPWVAPSGPPLERWLNEYAAREGLPAVPVPAAPDPFA, from the coding sequence ATGAACGCCGACGTCGCCCGCACCCGGGCGCAGGACGCGCTGCGCCGGCTGGAGAACCCGGCGCAGCCGCTGGCGCTGCTCGCCCCGGATGCGCCGACCGAGTACGAGTGGTGCTGGGTGTATCCGTTCAACACGGTCCGGGCCATCGAGACCGGCAGCATCATGGACACGCTCGCGGTGGGCCCGCTTGTGGTGCCCAAGAACGGCGCCGAACCCTGGGTGGCGCCGTCCGGCCCGCCGCTGGAGCGCTGGCTCAACGAGTACGCCGCGCGGGAGGGGCTGCCGGCGGTGCCGGTACCGGCCGCCCCGGACCCGTTCGCCTGA